The following proteins come from a genomic window of Hymenobacter canadensis:
- a CDS encoding IS5 family transposase yields the protein MAQQSGYPSDVSDTEWMFVAPYLALVREEAPQREHALRDVFNALRYLVKTGCGWRYLPHDLPPWAAVYQQWARWRDNRCFEHMMADLRELARVLAGREAEPTAVILDSRTVQSTPESGARAGYDGAKRRKGSKVHVAVDTLGHLLAAVVTPANESDRGQVEALCQRVQQVTGQKVQVAYVDQGYTGEAAEYAAAVHDIDLRVIAKPAGQTGFVLLPRRWVVERSFGWAARFRRLARDYERLALTMQQFHFLAFATLLLAKGVFRATSP from the coding sequence ATGGCACAGCAAAGCGGATACCCCAGCGACGTATCGGATACAGAATGGATGTTTGTAGCACCCTATTTGGCCCTGGTGCGGGAAGAGGCGCCGCAACGCGAGCATGCGCTGCGCGATGTGTTCAACGCCCTGCGTTACCTGGTCAAAACTGGCTGCGGCTGGCGTTACCTGCCCCACGACTTGCCGCCCTGGGCCGCCGTGTATCAACAATGGGCCCGATGGCGGGATAACCGCTGTTTTGAGCACATGATGGCCGATTTGCGCGAACTGGCACGGGTGCTGGCCGGCCGCGAGGCCGAGCCCACGGCCGTGATTCTGGACTCGCGCACGGTGCAGAGCACACCCGAAAGCGGGGCCCGCGCCGGTTACGACGGGGCCAAGCGGCGCAAGGGCAGCAAGGTGCACGTGGCCGTCGACACGCTGGGCCACCTGCTGGCCGCCGTCGTCACGCCGGCCAACGAATCCGACCGCGGGCAGGTGGAGGCGCTCTGCCAGCGAGTGCAGCAGGTCACGGGCCAAAAGGTACAGGTGGCGTATGTGGATCAGGGCTACACGGGCGAGGCAGCCGAATACGCCGCTGCCGTGCACGATATTGACTTACGGGTTATTGCCAAGCCAGCCGGACAAACCGGCTTTGTGCTGTTGCCCCGCCGCTGGGTCGTCGAGCGCAGCTTCGGCTGGGCCGCTCGCTTCCGACGCTTGGCCCGCGACTACGAACGCCTGGCCCTGACCATGCAACAGTTTCATTTCCTGGCCTTCGCGACACTCTTGCTGGCAAAAGGCGTTTTTCGCGCCACTAGTCCATAA
- a CDS encoding recombinase family protein yields the protein MTGFSRNAGFIFALRDSDVDFVCCDMPDANTLTVGLFAVIAQHERETISKRTKEALAAKKARGAQLGTPANLTASAVSKGLVVRQDNARTHQANRQAARLASLLQGQGLTLQQIAEELNEAGYRTRRGKAFFAMTVQRLLTRNVAGMLPGKTEKS from the coding sequence TTGACCGGCTTCTCGCGCAACGCCGGCTTCATCTTCGCCCTGCGCGACTCGGACGTGGACTTCGTGTGCTGCGACATGCCCGATGCCAATACGCTTACCGTGGGCCTGTTTGCTGTCATTGCCCAGCACGAGCGAGAAACTATCAGCAAACGCACCAAGGAAGCACTGGCGGCCAAGAAGGCACGCGGGGCCCAGCTCGGCACACCGGCCAACCTGACGGCCTCGGCCGTTAGCAAAGGCCTGGTAGTACGGCAGGACAATGCCCGCACCCACCAGGCCAACCGACAGGCGGCCCGGCTCGCCTCGCTGCTGCAGGGCCAGGGCCTCACGCTGCAGCAGATTGCTGAGGAGTTGAACGAGGCCGGCTATCGAACACGGCGGGGCAAGGCGTTCTTCGCCATGACCGTGCAGCGATTGCTGACCAGGAATGTCGCCGGCATGCTTCCTGGCAAAACAGAAAAATCATAG
- a CDS encoding peptidase domain-containing ABC transporter, whose protein sequence is MKNFKFYRQLESLDCGPTCLKMIAKYHGKEYDILDLRDKCHLNRSGTSLANIIAGSNAIGLKTMPVKVTYDQLSSAVFPCILHWRQDHYVIALSKTNKGIKIADPGFGIISLNETEFGNNWLDHTSSKGIALILEPNEKFHTVKNIVEKKAGLFSYFKYLKTHQSLCLQIIIGMLVGSLINLLFPIITQQLVDKAIKFKNISLIIGLLTAQVALFLGSTSLDLVRSRIVLFLSTKIGANAISDFLYKLTRLPIAFFDTKLHTDILLRIDDHSNVESFMTSSSLNTLFSFFNFLVFSILLCVYDFALFLVFISGSLLSIGWIYLFMNKLKSINYRLFELNSYNRNSLMEMVKGMKEIKLNNAESYKRFEWQKIQVDLFNLKNEYLSIEQNQKTGFQFINQLKNIIIIFIAAKAVVTGDISLGVLLSVSFIIGQLNAPIEDFVHFFKSLQNAKISFKRLGDIYSKPDEDNGIVNFTNLTNVSELDSYIEFNKVDFNYDGPGSPKIFNNLNLKIPINKVTAIVGSSGSGKTTLLKLLLKFYNPTGGNIVVGDVNFSTLCSSKWRSNCGAVMQDGYIFSDSIAKNITLDSENVDLERLRNAARMANILDFIDGLPQKFNSKIGDAGIGLSTGQQQRILIARVMYKNPNIILLDEATSSLDANNEKVIVENFNKFFENKTVVIIAHRLSTVKNADKIVVLEKGKIIEEGTHDELVKANGAYLNLIKNQLELGD, encoded by the coding sequence ATGAAAAACTTTAAATTCTATAGACAATTAGAGAGCTTGGACTGTGGACCAACTTGTTTGAAAATGATTGCTAAATATCATGGAAAAGAATATGATATTTTAGATTTGCGCGATAAATGCCATTTGAATAGATCTGGAACTTCGCTTGCCAACATCATTGCTGGATCCAATGCAATTGGATTAAAAACAATGCCTGTCAAGGTCACTTATGATCAGTTATCTAGTGCAGTGTTTCCTTGTATCTTGCATTGGCGACAAGATCATTATGTTATCGCGTTGTCAAAAACAAACAAAGGAATTAAAATTGCCGACCCAGGGTTTGGAATTATTAGCCTTAACGAAACTGAATTTGGCAATAACTGGCTTGACCATACCTCTAGTAAAGGCATCGCCTTGATTCTAGAACCGAACGAGAAATTTCACACAGTAAAAAATATAGTTGAAAAAAAAGCAGGTCTTTTTAGCTATTTTAAATATCTGAAAACTCATCAATCACTATGTTTGCAAATTATTATTGGTATGTTAGTTGGTTCTTTAATCAACTTGTTATTTCCAATAATAACGCAGCAATTGGTTGATAAAGCGATAAAATTCAAAAATATATCTCTCATAATTGGCTTATTGACAGCCCAAGTAGCGTTGTTTCTTGGCTCAACCTCGTTGGATCTCGTCAGAAGTAGAATAGTGCTATTCCTATCAACTAAAATTGGCGCTAATGCAATATCCGATTTTCTTTATAAGCTCACTCGTCTTCCAATTGCCTTTTTTGATACTAAGCTTCATACTGACATCTTACTTCGTATTGACGATCATTCTAATGTAGAGTCATTCATGACTTCTTCATCTTTAAATACTTTATTTTCATTTTTCAATTTCTTGGTATTCTCTATACTATTGTGTGTATATGACTTTGCACTTTTTCTGGTTTTTATATCAGGAAGTTTGCTATCAATAGGTTGGATATACCTTTTTATGAATAAATTAAAATCTATTAACTACCGACTATTCGAGCTCAATAGTTATAACAGGAATAGTTTAATGGAAATGGTTAAAGGTATGAAAGAGATTAAGCTTAATAATGCAGAATCATATAAGCGATTTGAATGGCAGAAAATACAGGTCGACTTATTTAATTTAAAGAATGAATATCTGTCTATTGAGCAAAATCAAAAGACCGGGTTTCAATTTATAAATCAATTGAAAAATATTATTATAATATTTATTGCAGCAAAAGCAGTAGTTACAGGTGATATCTCGTTGGGTGTCTTGCTTAGCGTATCATTCATAATTGGCCAGTTGAATGCTCCCATTGAAGATTTTGTTCATTTCTTTAAATCCTTGCAAAATGCTAAGATAAGTTTTAAACGCTTAGGCGATATATATTCTAAGCCTGATGAGGACAATGGAATCGTGAATTTTACAAATTTAACGAATGTCTCTGAGCTGGACTCCTATATTGAATTTAACAAGGTTGATTTCAATTATGATGGTCCTGGGTCGCCTAAGATATTTAATAACTTAAATTTAAAAATACCGATCAATAAAGTTACCGCAATTGTTGGGTCGAGTGGCAGTGGGAAAACAACATTGCTGAAATTATTATTGAAATTTTATAATCCCACTGGAGGAAATATAGTAGTAGGTGACGTAAATTTCTCTACTTTGTGCTCATCGAAATGGAGGAGTAATTGTGGAGCTGTAATGCAAGACGGGTACATTTTTTCTGATTCAATCGCAAAGAATATAACTTTGGATTCTGAAAATGTAGACCTAGAGCGTCTTAGGAACGCGGCCAGAATGGCAAATATTCTAGATTTCATTGACGGCTTGCCTCAGAAGTTCAACAGCAAAATCGGCGATGCTGGCATTGGTTTAAGTACAGGTCAACAGCAACGCATTTTGATTGCCAGGGTTATGTATAAAAATCCAAATATTATATTGTTGGATGAGGCTACTAGCTCCCTTGATGCTAATAATGAGAAAGTGATAGTTGAGAATTTTAATAAGTTCTTTGAGAACAAAACAGTTGTCATTATCGCGCATCGGCTAAGTACAGTCAAAAATGCGGACAAAATTGTTGTTCTTGAGAAAGGAAAGATAATTGAAGAAGGGACTCATGACGAATTAGTGAAGGCTAATGGGGCTTATCTTAATTTGATAAAAAACCAGCTTGAACTTGGTGATTAA
- the gwsG gene encoding grasp-with-spasm system ATP-grasp peptide maturase: MILILTYQHYEQGTDAVVEWLLHQKEEFIKITIDDLASLKNDLDIDVTQNKIFYKGIDLINDIHVIWYRRFNKKVELQLDEQCEKLNSQLEREANVELSFLADYLFTALQGKKWMPNYKNIDVNKLEVTAEAHSLGILVPKTKILKSKSSLLDFYQDCNERIITKPIHHSGYFVRDNFAYSAYTTSITKNQILEGNETFFPSLFQERVEGDFEIRTFFMANKFYSTAILVNDNSNKNVDIKLNYQNKKNIAWVPYSLPEEYEANLIKLMHHLQLNTGSIDTIKTKDNKYYFLEVNPVGQYSAPAQRCNYNVEREIASWLAENNNPCIKN; this comes from the coding sequence ATGATACTAATATTAACCTATCAGCATTATGAACAAGGTACTGATGCTGTTGTAGAGTGGTTACTACATCAAAAAGAAGAATTTATTAAAATCACCATTGATGATTTAGCGAGTCTAAAGAACGATTTAGATATTGATGTAACTCAAAACAAAATATTTTATAAAGGCATCGACCTGATAAATGATATTCATGTTATTTGGTACAGGCGTTTTAATAAAAAAGTTGAGTTGCAATTAGATGAGCAATGTGAAAAGCTAAACTCTCAGCTTGAAAGAGAAGCTAATGTAGAACTTAGTTTCTTAGCTGACTATCTTTTCACTGCGCTACAAGGTAAAAAGTGGATGCCTAACTACAAAAATATAGATGTCAATAAGCTTGAAGTAACCGCCGAAGCACATTCATTGGGAATTCTAGTACCTAAAACTAAAATCCTTAAATCTAAAAGTAGCCTATTGGATTTTTATCAAGATTGTAATGAACGTATTATCACAAAGCCTATTCATCATAGTGGATATTTTGTGCGTGACAATTTTGCTTATTCAGCTTACACTACTTCTATTACTAAAAATCAAATACTTGAAGGCAATGAAACTTTCTTTCCCTCATTATTTCAGGAGAGAGTAGAAGGTGATTTTGAGATTCGTACTTTTTTTATGGCGAATAAATTTTACTCTACAGCTATTCTTGTTAATGATAATTCAAACAAAAACGTTGATATAAAACTAAATTATCAGAACAAAAAAAATATTGCATGGGTTCCATATAGTCTTCCTGAAGAATATGAGGCAAACTTGATAAAGTTAATGCATCATCTTCAGTTAAATACTGGTTCTATCGACACCATCAAGACTAAGGATAATAAATATTATTTTCTGGAAGTCAATCCAGTCGGGCAATATAGTGCTCCAGCTCAACGCTGTAATTATAATGTCGAAAGAGAGATTGCTAGTTGGTTAGCAGAGAATAATAATCCATGCATTAAAAACTGA